A genome region from Bacillota bacterium includes the following:
- the trpD gene encoding anthranilate phosphoribosyltransferase, protein MLQEALHRVVEGVSLSAGEAEAAMREIMEGRATEAQIGAYLTALRMKGETADEIAGSARAMRALATPVVCRHPRLVDTCGTGGDGRGSFNISTAAALVVAGAGQPVAKHGNRGVSSRSGSADVLEALGVRIDLDPGQMAYCLDEVGIAFLYAPRLHAAMRFAARPRRELGMRTIFNLLGPLTNPAGARRQLLGVYDASLVGLVARVLALVGTEHALVVHGDGFDELTTTGPNLVAEVTPRGVRVDEVDARDLGLPRAGRGDLVGGTPQDNAEMIVALLSGERGPRRDVVVLNGGAALYASGQAGSLREGISLAARAIDTGRAMATLGALQRFTAEAADGAAGGEP, encoded by the coding sequence ATGCTGCAAGAGGCGCTGCATAGGGTAGTCGAAGGGGTTTCCCTTTCCGCTGGGGAAGCGGAGGCGGCCATGCGCGAGATCATGGAGGGCCGCGCGACGGAAGCTCAGATCGGGGCGTACCTGACTGCGCTGCGCATGAAAGGGGAAACGGCGGACGAGATCGCCGGGTCAGCGCGGGCCATGCGGGCGCTGGCGACCCCGGTGGTGTGCCGGCACCCGCGGCTGGTGGACACCTGTGGCACGGGGGGCGACGGGAGGGGGAGCTTCAACATATCCACGGCCGCCGCACTGGTGGTGGCGGGGGCGGGCCAGCCCGTGGCCAAGCACGGCAACCGGGGCGTTTCCAGCCGGTCCGGGAGCGCCGACGTGCTGGAAGCGCTGGGTGTCAGGATAGACCTCGATCCGGGCCAGATGGCGTACTGCCTGGACGAGGTGGGAATCGCGTTCCTGTATGCTCCCCGGCTCCACGCGGCCATGAGGTTTGCCGCCCGTCCCCGCAGGGAGCTGGGGATGCGCACGATCTTCAATCTGCTGGGACCGCTGACCAATCCGGCCGGGGCCCGCCGGCAGTTGCTAGGCGTATACGATGCCTCCCTGGTCGGGCTGGTGGCCCGCGTGCTGGCCCTCGTGGGCACCGAGCATGCCCTGGTGGTGCACGGTGATGGCTTCGACGAGCTGACCACCACCGGTCCCAATCTGGTGGCGGAGGTGACACCGCGGGGCGTGCGCGTGGATGAGGTGGACGCCAGGGACCTGGGTCTTCCGCGGGCGGGCCGCGGGGACCTGGTTGGAGGTACCCCGCAGGACAACGCCGAGATGATCGTGGCCCTGCTTTCGGGAGAGAGGGGGCCGCGCCGGGACGTGGTGGTGCTCAACGGGGGTGCTGCCCTCTACGCGAGCGGTCAGGCGGGCAGCCTGCGGGAGGGAATCTCTCTCGCCGCCCGGGCCATCGATACCGGCCGGGCGATGGCCACCCTGGGTGCCCTGCAGCGCTTCACGGCGGAAGCGGCCGATGGGGCCGCGGGTGGGGAGCCATGA
- a CDS encoding aminodeoxychorismate/anthranilate synthase component II, whose amino-acid sequence MVVILDNYDSFTYNLVQYLAELGAEVTVYRNDAVDVQTLAGMRPEAVVISPGPGRPEEAGISIALVRALGARVPLLGVCLGHQAVAVAYGGKVCRAPEPVHGKVSAIWHRGDGLYTGLPVPFEAARYHSLIVDRSGLPPDLEVTAWTQDGLVMGIRHRLYPVEGVQFHPESVLTGPGKTILANFLGRPGMAASARGMQ is encoded by the coding sequence TTGGTGGTGATCCTGGACAACTACGATTCGTTTACCTACAACCTGGTGCAGTATCTGGCCGAGCTGGGGGCCGAGGTGACGGTGTATCGGAACGACGCCGTCGATGTGCAGACCCTGGCCGGGATGCGCCCGGAGGCCGTCGTGATATCGCCCGGCCCGGGCCGGCCGGAGGAAGCGGGCATAAGCATTGCGCTGGTGCGGGCCCTGGGGGCGCGCGTCCCCCTCCTGGGGGTGTGCCTGGGCCATCAGGCCGTGGCGGTAGCATACGGGGGGAAGGTGTGCCGGGCTCCGGAGCCCGTCCACGGGAAGGTCTCCGCCATCTGGCACCGGGGGGACGGCCTGTACACGGGCCTTCCCGTACCCTTTGAGGCCGCCAGGTACCATTCGTTGATCGTGGACCGATCGGGGCTGCCCCCTGATCTGGAAGTCACCGCCTGGACGCAGGACGGACTGGTCATGGGGATCAGGCACCGCCTGTACCCGGTGGAAGGGGTGCAGTTTCATCCCGAATCGGTGCTCACAGGGCCCGGGAAAACCATCCTGGCCAACTTTCTGGGACGGCCCGGGATGGCGGCGAGCGCGAGGGGGATGCAATGA
- the trpE gene encoding anthranilate synthase component I: MARPSREEFVRLARGADGEAGEVVIPVWEEVVADVETPVSALLKLARHRPVFLLESAEGGEHVGRYSFLGLDPFWEVRGEGDTVTIRHRGGEECLSGDPVAVLRSRMARYRLRVVGILPRFCGGAVGYVSYEWVHRLEKLPRPRGGSAGWPEAVFVMAEVVVVFDHLRHTLGIVVNALPGDDAESCYRRARARIEEIKGDLARPLEGGVLASPVTAGGPGTSFRSNLSREEFCQAVRRAKEYIRAGEIFQVVLSQRLEAPLHSSPLSVYRVLRAVNPSPYMFFLDLGDMQLAGASPEMLVRVEDGWVETRPIAGTRLRGRDAVEDEVLARELLSDPKERAEHVMLVDLGRNDVGRVSQPGTVRVTEFMTVERYSHVMHIVSAVRGKLCPDADAFSALASCFPAGTLTGAPKVRAMEIISDLEPVERGPYGGAVGYFAFSGNADMCITIRTVQMRRGRVVVQAGAGIVADSDPDREYEETLAKARALLLAVEAAGGSGVPARAFADGSRPAGGRHVSGALKRGGR; encoded by the coding sequence GTGGCGAGGCCGTCGCGGGAAGAGTTCGTGCGACTGGCACGCGGGGCGGATGGCGAGGCGGGGGAGGTGGTGATTCCGGTATGGGAGGAGGTGGTGGCGGATGTGGAAACCCCGGTGTCGGCGCTGCTAAAGCTGGCCCGGCACAGGCCCGTCTTCTTGCTGGAAAGCGCCGAAGGGGGCGAGCATGTGGGACGTTACTCGTTCCTGGGACTGGACCCTTTCTGGGAGGTGAGGGGCGAGGGCGACACGGTGACGATTCGGCACCGGGGCGGCGAGGAGTGCCTGAGCGGGGACCCGGTGGCTGTCCTGCGCTCCCGCATGGCCCGCTACCGGCTGCGGGTGGTGGGAATCCTGCCGCGGTTTTGCGGGGGAGCGGTGGGCTATGTTTCGTACGAATGGGTCCACCGGCTGGAGAAGCTGCCCCGGCCGCGTGGGGGGAGCGCGGGGTGGCCGGAAGCGGTGTTCGTGATGGCGGAAGTGGTGGTGGTATTCGACCACCTGCGCCACACCCTGGGGATCGTCGTCAACGCCCTTCCCGGTGATGACGCCGAGTCGTGTTACCGCAGGGCAAGGGCGCGCATTGAGGAGATCAAAGGCGACCTGGCCCGCCCTCTGGAAGGCGGCGTCCTGGCCAGTCCGGTGACGGCGGGCGGCCCCGGTACTTCGTTTCGCAGCAACCTGAGCCGGGAGGAATTCTGCCAGGCGGTGCGCCGGGCCAAGGAGTACATCCGGGCGGGGGAAATCTTCCAGGTAGTGCTTTCCCAGCGCCTGGAGGCTCCCCTCCACTCAAGCCCCCTTTCCGTTTACCGGGTGCTGCGGGCCGTCAACCCTTCCCCTTACATGTTCTTCCTCGACCTGGGGGACATGCAGCTGGCGGGGGCGTCACCGGAGATGCTGGTGCGGGTGGAGGATGGCTGGGTGGAAACTCGTCCCATCGCGGGGACGCGCCTGCGGGGCCGGGATGCTGTCGAGGACGAGGTGCTGGCGCGGGAGTTGCTGTCCGACCCCAAAGAGCGGGCGGAGCACGTCATGCTGGTGGACCTGGGCCGCAACGACGTGGGCCGGGTGTCGCAGCCCGGCACGGTGCGGGTCACCGAGTTCATGACGGTCGAGCGGTACTCTCACGTGATGCACATCGTCTCCGCCGTGCGGGGGAAGCTGTGTCCCGATGCCGACGCTTTCTCTGCGCTGGCGAGTTGCTTCCCCGCGGGCACGCTCACGGGAGCGCCCAAGGTCCGGGCCATGGAAATCATCAGCGACTTGGAGCCGGTCGAGCGCGGCCCCTACGGCGGTGCCGTGGGGTATTTCGCTTTTTCCGGGAACGCGGACATGTGCATCACCATTCGCACGGTCCAGATGCGCAGGGGCAGGGTGGTGGTGCAGGCCGGTGCCGGCATCGTGGCGGATTCCGACCCTGACCGTGAGTATGAGGAGACTCTGGCCAAGGCGCGGGCCCTGCTTCTGGCGGTGGAGGCGGCCGGTGGGTCGGGTGTGCCCGCGAGGGCTTTTGCTGACGGATCTCGCCCCGCAGGGGGGAGGCACGTCTCTGGGGCGCTGAAACGGGGAGGGAGGTGA
- a CDS encoding ABC transporter permease: MTRTALALCHLRRRPGLSLLLLLGLAAGVATVVGLLAITRTMEGELGEELHAGALRVVISAPRQEWDFTYAGFPVGPGLSYRAEDLPTDTVARVEQAGGIDVVAPKLLELIPGPAGDETLAVGVDWEAERRMRTYWQVRGRYPEREDEILLGSHLADLWGTGPGGHVRLSGRAYWVAGVLEETGKEEDGVLFLSLAELRRRVSRPAGLTFVELRSAPGADPVARLKALLPGVEITPIRTEGEARLAILGQIRSMVPLVAVLAAMTGCLLVGATEAASVRDRTREVGVLRTLGYGQRDVLEIILVEVLMLGSGAAVVGYGAGISLARLLLPALDPASPPVGWHPLLGLLAWLGTLAVAVASACFPARHASRIDPVRALRFL; encoded by the coding sequence ATGACCCGAACCGCTCTCGCCCTATGTCATCTGCGACGCCGGCCGGGCCTGAGCCTGCTCTTACTCCTGGGCCTGGCGGCCGGCGTGGCCACGGTGGTGGGGCTCCTGGCCATCACTCGCACCATGGAGGGCGAGCTGGGGGAAGAGTTGCATGCCGGTGCCCTCAGGGTGGTGATTTCGGCCCCGCGCCAGGAATGGGACTTCACTTACGCGGGCTTCCCGGTGGGACCGGGCCTCAGCTACCGGGCGGAGGACCTCCCCACCGACACTGTTGCCAGGGTGGAGCAGGCGGGCGGCATCGATGTGGTGGCTCCCAAGCTGCTGGAACTGATACCGGGACCGGCGGGCGATGAGACCCTGGCCGTGGGTGTCGACTGGGAAGCGGAGCGGAGGATGAGAACTTACTGGCAGGTCCGGGGGAGATATCCCGAACGGGAGGACGAGATCCTGCTGGGCTCCCATCTGGCCGATCTGTGGGGAACGGGCCCTGGAGGGCACGTCCGGCTGTCTGGCAGGGCCTATTGGGTGGCGGGAGTCCTGGAGGAGACGGGCAAGGAAGAGGACGGCGTCCTTTTCCTTTCGCTGGCCGAATTACGCCGTCGCGTGAGCCGGCCCGCGGGCCTGACTTTCGTGGAACTACGGTCCGCCCCCGGGGCGGACCCGGTGGCCCGCCTGAAGGCGCTCCTGCCAGGCGTAGAGATTACTCCCATACGCACTGAGGGAGAGGCTCGCCTGGCCATCCTCGGGCAGATCAGATCGATGGTGCCGCTGGTGGCGGTCCTGGCCGCCATGACAGGCTGTCTGCTGGTGGGTGCCACGGAGGCTGCCAGTGTGCGAGACCGGACCAGGGAAGTGGGGGTCCTGCGGACCCTGGGGTACGGGCAGCGGGATGTGTTGGAGATCATCCTGGTTGAGGTGCTGATGCTGGGGAGCGGGGCGGCCGTGGTGGGTTACGGAGCCGGGATATCCCTTGCCCGCCTGCTGCTTCCCGCATTGGACCCGGCGTCGCCACCGGTGGGCTGGCATCCCCTCCTGGGGCTTCTGGCCTGGCTGGGGACCCTCGCCGTGGCCGTCGCCAGCGCCTGTTTCCCTGCCCGGCACGCGTCCCGCATCGATCCCGTGCGCGCGCTGCGCTTCCTGTGA
- a CDS encoding ABC transporter ATP-binding protein: MSMMRAHNLTGVDVLTRAESLTGVESLIRAENLRKEYPSGDGPVVALGHVSLEVRPGEFVGVTGPSGSGKSTLLGVLGGLNPPTSGRLVVDGMDIYRLHPERLARFRNEYVGFVFQEFQLIPYLTALQNVMLPLVAGAVPRKRQREIAEEALARVGLVDRRHRLPHQLSGGEQQRVAIARAVVNGPAVVLADEPTGALDSRTGAQVLDLFAALNGDGVSVVMVTHNPENLRYAGRVLSMRDGALAGGTGSP; the protein is encoded by the coding sequence ATGAGCATGATGCGAGCGCACAACCTGACCGGGGTGGACGTCCTGACGCGGGCGGAAAGCCTGACCGGGGTGGAGAGCCTGATCCGGGCGGAGAACCTGCGCAAGGAGTATCCCAGCGGGGACGGGCCCGTGGTCGCCCTCGGCCATGTCTCGCTGGAGGTCAGGCCGGGGGAGTTCGTGGGGGTGACGGGGCCGTCGGGTTCCGGCAAGAGCACTCTCCTCGGAGTCCTCGGCGGTCTCAACCCGCCTACATCCGGGCGCCTGGTGGTCGATGGTATGGACATTTACCGGCTACATCCGGAAAGGCTGGCCCGCTTCCGCAACGAGTACGTGGGCTTCGTCTTCCAGGAGTTTCAACTCATCCCCTATCTCACCGCCTTGCAGAACGTGATGCTCCCCCTGGTGGCGGGGGCCGTGCCCCGGAAGCGCCAGCGGGAGATTGCGGAGGAGGCTCTGGCCAGGGTGGGACTGGTCGACAGGCGTCACCGCCTGCCCCATCAACTGTCCGGGGGCGAGCAGCAGCGGGTGGCCATTGCCCGGGCCGTCGTCAACGGGCCGGCCGTGGTGCTGGCCGACGAACCAACCGGCGCCCTCGACTCGCGCACGGGGGCCCAGGTCCTGGATCTCTTTGCGGCGCTGAACGGAGACGGCGTATCCGTCGTGATGGTGACCCATAATCCGGAGAACCTGCGTTACGCCGGCAGGGTCCTTTCCATGCGAGATGGTGCCCTGGCCGGGGGGACGGGGTCGCCATGA
- a CDS encoding ABC transporter permease, whose product MSLADIAWGNLRRTAGRAAFLVLVIAVGVATVTAMFALTGAMRRAVGDAFDRIGANILVLPRAGRRFSYAGVALPAAAVREQYLVEGSTEAVRSIRNRDSIAVVAPKLLAVVRSPEGPALAVGVRFGAELRLKKWWRIRVVRAMPGSQAPSAGHTPDRDAGYAPAYPVLSLAPDQVLLGARVAERWQKDVGDTVYLAGRAFRVAGVIDPVGSDEDRAVWMDLGVLQELSGRAGRVSLLEVAALCNSCPIDEIVRQVAEKIPDAQVSAIKEAVAARRAVVDRFGRLALALAATAAGLGFLAVALAVLGAAKERTRQIGIMRALGFGQRQVLALFYLEAGLVGLAGGATGAVLGGAVARLMGPSLAWVNQPVSASPLLLAGGVVGAVVMALLACTVPAWQGARVDPVRALRFL is encoded by the coding sequence TTGAGCCTGGCTGATATCGCCTGGGGCAACCTGCGTCGCACCGCGGGGAGGGCGGCCTTCCTGGTCCTGGTCATAGCGGTGGGCGTGGCCACGGTGACGGCTATGTTCGCCCTTACGGGAGCCATGCGAAGGGCGGTCGGGGACGCGTTTGACCGGATAGGGGCCAACATCCTGGTCCTTCCCCGGGCCGGGAGGCGGTTCAGCTACGCCGGAGTTGCCCTGCCCGCCGCGGCGGTCAGGGAGCAGTACCTGGTGGAAGGCAGCACGGAGGCGGTGCGTTCCATCAGAAACCGGGACAGCATCGCGGTGGTGGCACCCAAGCTCCTGGCCGTGGTCCGGAGCCCCGAGGGACCGGCCCTGGCCGTGGGCGTGCGCTTTGGGGCCGAGCTGCGGCTGAAGAAGTGGTGGAGGATAAGGGTGGTTCGCGCGATGCCCGGCAGCCAGGCTCCCTCCGCCGGCCATACTCCCGATCGGGACGCGGGCTACGCTCCTGCCTATCCCGTGCTGTCCCTGGCTCCGGACCAGGTGTTGCTGGGGGCGCGGGTGGCGGAGCGGTGGCAAAAGGACGTGGGTGACACCGTCTATCTGGCGGGCCGGGCGTTCCGGGTCGCAGGGGTGATCGATCCCGTGGGCTCCGACGAAGACCGGGCGGTCTGGATGGACCTGGGGGTCCTGCAGGAACTCAGCGGCAGAGCGGGCCGGGTCAGCCTCCTCGAGGTGGCCGCCCTGTGTAACAGCTGCCCCATTGACGAGATCGTGAGGCAGGTTGCGGAGAAGATTCCGGACGCGCAGGTGAGTGCCATCAAGGAGGCAGTGGCGGCCCGCCGCGCAGTGGTGGACCGCTTCGGCCGTCTCGCCCTGGCGCTGGCCGCGACCGCAGCAGGACTCGGTTTTCTGGCGGTGGCCCTGGCGGTGCTGGGCGCGGCGAAGGAGAGAACCAGGCAAATCGGCATCATGCGCGCCCTGGGTTTTGGGCAGCGTCAGGTGCTGGCTCTCTTCTACCTGGAAGCGGGGTTGGTCGGTCTGGCGGGAGGGGCTACGGGTGCCGTTCTGGGTGGCGCGGTGGCCCGTCTCATGGGACCGTCCCTGGCCTGGGTGAACCAGCCGGTCTCCGCGAGTCCCCTGCTCCTGGCAGGGGGAGTGGTGGGTGCGGTGGTGATGGCCCTGCTGGCGTGCACTGTACCCGCCTGGCAGGGCGCCCGTGTGGATCCGGTAAGAGCGTTACGCTTCCTGTGA
- a CDS encoding Fe-S-containing protein, with the protein MSTNADKKARVLGGPGGQRRRFPAISVLGGAAALVGILLAGILMAGNRDTPGRAAQGESYRLAPRRYDPGVSTGQTEIVPEFRDGKIYVDLPTVEEKGMVWFKIPDQPVRLPNGSSFDYLPVTVFVAPSGRVVAAVSFCEPCSGTSFHIRGDRLVCNVCGTQWRLEDLKGVSGGCLLFPPDQVNYRVDGGRLILDEQELRSWKPRI; encoded by the coding sequence GTGAGCACGAACGCCGACAAGAAGGCCAGGGTGTTGGGTGGTCCAGGCGGGCAGCGCCGCCGGTTCCCTGCCATCTCCGTGCTCGGGGGGGCGGCGGCGCTGGTGGGGATCCTGCTGGCGGGTATCCTCATGGCGGGTAACCGGGATACCCCCGGCCGGGCAGCCCAGGGAGAGTCCTACCGGCTTGCGCCCCGGAGGTACGACCCGGGCGTGAGCACTGGGCAGACGGAGATCGTGCCGGAGTTCCGCGACGGCAAGATATACGTTGACCTGCCAACCGTCGAGGAGAAGGGGATGGTGTGGTTCAAGATTCCGGACCAGCCCGTCAGGTTGCCCAACGGGAGCAGCTTCGACTACCTCCCCGTAACCGTGTTCGTGGCTCCATCGGGCCGGGTGGTGGCGGCGGTTTCCTTCTGTGAGCCCTGCAGCGGTACCAGTTTCCACATCCGGGGAGACCGCCTGGTGTGCAACGTCTGCGGTACCCAGTGGCGACTGGAGGATCTCAAAGGAGTGTCCGGAGGGTGCCTGCTGTTCCCGCCTGATCAAGTCAACTACCGGGTGGATGGCGGCAGACTTATCCTCGATGAACAGGAGCTGCGATCCTGGAAACCCAGGATCTAG
- a CDS encoding M56 family metallopeptidase has protein sequence MSYLHPFIVYAFFGILVGTALAALVTRLPGLSSGVRRGAWWAPLAVPFVLYAASWTWRWRVECWVPVLGGHRSAGVFLGWLCWAGTVLAQLLAPLFAVFLVAGLGKAIAGAVLIGRLWHRFGPEPDESRVALALRAVAEGMGMRPPAVMVVPRPVSQAFTAGILRPVVVLSRPLADGLDDEELEAVLAHELAHVRAGDHWKKWLAATLRDILLFTGFSPLVSRRLQAETEVMADAVSARVTGRPLALAAALLKSYRLGAAGGWWQLALDNFTPLTGAGEVQRRAERLLGGLSPVEEGSRARWVVLAVWLLTGAILVPLC, from the coding sequence ATGAGCTACCTGCACCCGTTCATTGTTTACGCTTTCTTCGGGATCCTCGTGGGCACGGCCCTGGCCGCGCTGGTGACGAGGCTACCGGGGCTGTCCTCTGGTGTCCGGCGCGGGGCGTGGTGGGCTCCTCTGGCGGTGCCCTTCGTCCTGTACGCTGCCTCCTGGACGTGGCGCTGGCGGGTCGAGTGCTGGGTCCCGGTGTTGGGAGGGCACCGGTCCGCAGGCGTCTTCCTGGGCTGGTTGTGCTGGGCGGGCACCGTGCTCGCTCAGTTGCTGGCGCCCTTATTCGCGGTGTTCCTGGTGGCGGGGCTGGGCAAGGCCATCGCGGGAGCGGTACTGATTGGCCGCCTCTGGCACCGTTTCGGGCCCGAGCCCGATGAGAGCAGGGTGGCCCTGGCGCTGAGGGCTGTGGCCGAGGGCATGGGCATGAGGCCGCCGGCGGTGATGGTGGTACCGCGTCCCGTCTCGCAGGCGTTCACCGCAGGCATCCTCCGGCCGGTGGTGGTGCTTTCCCGGCCCCTGGCGGACGGGCTCGACGATGAAGAGCTGGAGGCGGTGCTGGCCCATGAGCTGGCTCACGTGAGGGCCGGCGACCACTGGAAGAAGTGGTTGGCCGCCACGCTGCGGGACATCCTGTTGTTCACCGGGTTCTCTCCTCTGGTGTCCCGACGGCTGCAGGCCGAGACGGAAGTGATGGCCGACGCCGTATCTGCCCGCGTCACCGGCAGGCCCCTGGCCCTGGCAGCCGCCCTCCTCAAGAGCTACCGGCTGGGTGCTGCCGGAGGCTGGTGGCAGCTGGCCCTGGACAACTTCACGCCTCTCACGGGCGCCGGAGAGGTGCAACGTAGGGCCGAGCGGTTGCTGGGGGGACTATCGCCCGTGGAGGAAGGCAGCAGGGCGCGCTGGGTCGTGCTGGCCGTGTGGCTGCTCACGGGAGCGATTCTGGTCCCGCTGTGCTGA
- a CDS encoding BlaI/MecI/CopY family transcriptional regulator encodes MAGDIPFEFRPRETGLTKVLGDLETDVMEVTWRLRRVTVRDVHRHLAGRRPLAYTTVMTTMTRLAQKGLLEREQERNYYVYRPALSREEFRDKVARTVLDGLLEEFARPVLSHLVERLGTEDEARLRELEEVIRRRRSAEPGSPRSSQGAAEPRGSEEQTRG; translated from the coding sequence ATGGCGGGGGACATTCCCTTCGAGTTTCGTCCCCGGGAAACGGGGCTGACCAAGGTCCTGGGAGACCTGGAGACCGACGTCATGGAAGTAACCTGGCGCCTGCGCCGGGTCACCGTGCGGGACGTGCATCGGCATCTCGCCGGCAGGCGGCCCCTCGCCTACACCACTGTGATGACCACCATGACCCGCCTGGCGCAGAAGGGTCTCCTGGAGAGAGAGCAGGAACGGAACTACTACGTTTACCGGCCCGCCCTGAGCAGGGAGGAGTTCAGGGATAAGGTGGCCAGGACGGTGCTGGACGGCCTGTTGGAAGAGTTCGCCCGGCCGGTCCTGTCCCACCTGGTAGAAAGGCTCGGTACCGAGGATGAAGCCAGGTTGAGGGAGCTGGAAGAGGTCATCAGGCGGCGGCGCTCAGCAGAGCCCGGGTCGCCACGGTCGAGCCAGGGAGCGGCGGAACCGCGAGGGTCGGAGGAACAGACGCGAGGATGA
- a CDS encoding M55 family metallopeptidase, giving the protein MKVYISADMEGATGVVVRPHTDSSHAEYQRMRKLLTGDVNAAVEGACQAGVTEVVVNDAHGNMINILIEELDPRARLVAGVNKQLLQMEGIDDSFACAFLVAYHSREGTDGGVLNHTLLGRLVNEVRLNGQPVGETAISAGIAGAFGVPVVLVTGDEAVCREASSLLGDIEVVPVKTGIDRLSGASLPPARTRELIRDAAARAVAGRGTVRPFVVSGQVEFQVDFKTSAAVTSATLFPQVKKASAKTVAVSAPTYLEAFRMLWGTLLLGMAGSEGSL; this is encoded by the coding sequence ATGAAAGTCTACATCTCCGCGGACATGGAGGGCGCTACGGGAGTGGTGGTGCGTCCCCACACCGACAGCTCCCATGCCGAGTACCAGCGCATGCGTAAGCTGCTCACCGGCGACGTCAACGCTGCCGTCGAAGGGGCCTGCCAGGCGGGCGTCACCGAGGTGGTGGTCAACGACGCCCACGGGAACATGATCAACATCCTGATCGAGGAACTCGACCCCCGGGCGCGGCTGGTCGCGGGCGTGAACAAGCAACTCCTGCAGATGGAGGGAATCGACGATTCCTTCGCCTGTGCCTTCCTGGTGGCATACCATTCCCGCGAAGGCACCGACGGCGGCGTCCTCAATCACACCCTGCTCGGCCGCCTGGTCAACGAAGTGAGACTCAACGGCCAGCCCGTAGGTGAGACGGCCATCAGTGCCGGCATCGCCGGCGCTTTTGGCGTTCCCGTGGTGCTGGTCACCGGTGACGAAGCGGTCTGCCGGGAGGCCAGCTCCCTGCTGGGGGATATCGAGGTGGTGCCGGTGAAGACGGGGATCGACCGGCTCAGCGGCGCCAGCCTGCCTCCCGCCCGCACGCGGGAACTCATTCGCGATGCCGCTGCCCGGGCGGTGGCGGGCCGGGGCACGGTCAGACCCTTCGTGGTGAGCGGGCAGGTGGAGTTCCAGGTGGATTTCAAGACCTCGGCGGCGGTCACCAGCGCCACCCTGTTCCCGCAGGTGAAGAAGGCCTCCGCCAAGACCGTAGCCGTGTCCGCCCCCACCTACCTGGAGGCATTCCGCATGCTCTGGGGCACCCTTCTGCTGGGGATGGCCGGCTCCGAGGGCTCCCTGTAG